In the Magnolia sinica isolate HGM2019 chromosome 15, MsV1, whole genome shotgun sequence genome, one interval contains:
- the LOC131227707 gene encoding protein DETOXIFICATION 21-like isoform X2, which produces MEKGLEEKLLVSKREEGEERLGRKICAESKKLWIVAGPAIFTRFSTFGVSVISQAFIGHIGSTELAAFALVSTVLLRFGNGILLGMASALETLCGQAYGAKQYHMLGIYLQRSWIVLVTCAFFILPIFIFTAPILRLLGQADDIAAMAGTISLWFIPVIFSYVFSFTLQMYLQAQSKNIIIAYLAAITLVIHVLLSWVMAIKLRLGVAGVMGSMILANWIPIVGQMAFVVCGGCPDTWNGFSMLAFRDLWPVVKLSLSSGAMLCLELWYNTILVLLTGHMKNAEIAIDSLSICLNINGWEMMISLGFLAAASVRVSNELGRGNAKAAKFSVIVTVATSLSIGLVLFTMFMLFRGKISYVFTNSPEVSRAVAYLSPLLSFSILLNSVQPVLSGVAVGAGWQSVVAYVNLTCYYLIGIPVGVVLGYAIGFQVKPGCSILWKSDCLATWIFMKATYEQGGECNYDSWRGLKIIRFYMKNGPF; this is translated from the exons ATGGAGAAAGGGTTAGAGGAGAAGCTTCTCGTGTCGAAGAGAGAAGAAGGCGAGGAGCGGCTGGGGAGGAAGATATGTGCTGAATCGAAGAAGCTTTGGATCGTAGCGGGTCCCGCGATTTTCACGAGATTTTCGACGTTCGGCGTATCGGTTATCAGCCAGGCGTTTATCGGACATATCGGCTCGACGGAACTCGCGGCCTTTGCCCTCGTTTCCACCGTCCTCCTCAGGTTCGGTAACGGAATCCTG CTGGGCATGGCGAGCGCCCTCGAAACGCTCTGCGGTCAGGCGTATGGTGCTAAACAATACCACATGCTCGGCATTTACCTCCAACGGTCATGGATCGTCCTCGTCACGTGCGCCTTCTTCATCCTCCCGATCTTCATCTTCACAGCTCCGATCCTTCGGCTACTAGGACAGGCTGACGATATTGCAGCCATGGCGGGGACCATCTCCCTCTGGTTCATCCCAGTCATCTTCTCCTACGTCTTCTCATTCACACTCCAGATGTACCTCCAGGCCCAGAGCAAGAACATCATCATCGCTTATCTGGCGGCCATCACGCTCGTGATCCACGTCCTCCTGTCATGGGTCATGGCAATCAAGCTCAGATTGGGCGTCGCAGGCGTCATGGGTTCGATGATTCTCGCGAATTGGATCCCGATCGTCGGTCAAATGGCGTTCGTCGTCTGCGGCGGGTGTCCGGATACGTGGAATGGGTTCTCGATGCTGGCTTTTAGGGATCTGTGGCCTGTTgttaagctctctctctcctcaggTGCAATGCTCTG CTTGGAGTTATGGTACAACACTATATTGGTTCTACTAACAGGACATATGAAAAATGCTGAAATTGCTATAGATTCTCTCTCTATCTG CCTCAACATTAATGGGTGGGAGATGATGATATCTCTTGGTTTCTTGGCTGCGGCAAG CGTGCGGGTGTCGAATGAGCTCGGAAGAGGCAATGCGAAAGCTGCAAAATTTTCGGTCATTGTCACGGTGGCTACTTCGCTTTCCATTGGATTGGTTCTCTTTACAATGTTCATGCTGTTCCGAGGGAAAATCTCTTATGTATTTACAAACAGCCCGGAGGTTTCAAGAGCAGTTGCATATCTTTCTCCTCTGTTATCCTTCTCCATTCTGCTTAACAGCGTTCAACCAGTCCTCTCAG GGGTTGCTGTTGGTGCGGGTTGGCAAAGTGTGGTCGCTTACGTGAACCTCACATGCTATTATTTGATTGGGATACCTGTTGGAGTTGTGCTCGGTTATGCAATCGGTTTTCAAGTCAAA CCTGGATGTTCAATCCTATGGAAATCAGACTGTTTGGCAACCTGGATTTTCATGAAGGCAACTTATGAGCAAGGAGGAGAGTGCAATTATGATAGTTGGAGGGGATTGAAAATAATTAGATTTTACATGAAGAATGGCCCCTTTTAA
- the LOC131227707 gene encoding protein DETOXIFICATION 21-like isoform X3, protein MEKGLEEKLLVSKREEGEERLGRKICAESKKLWIVAGPAIFTRFSTFGVSVISQAFIGHIGSTELAAFALVSTVLLRFGNGILLGMASALETLCGQAYGAKQYHMLGIYLQRSWIVLVTCAFFILPIFIFTAPILRLLGQADDIAAMAGTISLWFIPVIFSYVFSFTLQMYLQAQSKNIIIAYLAAITLVIHVLLSWVMAIKLRLGVAGVMGSMILANWIPIVGQMAFVVCGGCPDTWNGFSMLAFRDLWPVVKLSLSSGAMLCLELWYNTILVLLTGHMKNAEIAIDSLSICLNINGWEMMISLGFLAAASVRVSNELGRGNAKAAKFSVIVTVATSLSIGLVLFTMFMLFRGKISYVFTNSPEVSRAVAYLSPLLSFSILLNSVQPVLSGVAVGAGWQSVVAYVNLTCYYLIGIPVGVVLGYAIGFQVKGIWIGMLFGTAVQTVVLSYLTWRTDWDKQVIQFH, encoded by the exons ATGGAGAAAGGGTTAGAGGAGAAGCTTCTCGTGTCGAAGAGAGAAGAAGGCGAGGAGCGGCTGGGGAGGAAGATATGTGCTGAATCGAAGAAGCTTTGGATCGTAGCGGGTCCCGCGATTTTCACGAGATTTTCGACGTTCGGCGTATCGGTTATCAGCCAGGCGTTTATCGGACATATCGGCTCGACGGAACTCGCGGCCTTTGCCCTCGTTTCCACCGTCCTCCTCAGGTTCGGTAACGGAATCCTG CTGGGCATGGCGAGCGCCCTCGAAACGCTCTGCGGTCAGGCGTATGGTGCTAAACAATACCACATGCTCGGCATTTACCTCCAACGGTCATGGATCGTCCTCGTCACGTGCGCCTTCTTCATCCTCCCGATCTTCATCTTCACAGCTCCGATCCTTCGGCTACTAGGACAGGCTGACGATATTGCAGCCATGGCGGGGACCATCTCCCTCTGGTTCATCCCAGTCATCTTCTCCTACGTCTTCTCATTCACACTCCAGATGTACCTCCAGGCCCAGAGCAAGAACATCATCATCGCTTATCTGGCGGCCATCACGCTCGTGATCCACGTCCTCCTGTCATGGGTCATGGCAATCAAGCTCAGATTGGGCGTCGCAGGCGTCATGGGTTCGATGATTCTCGCGAATTGGATCCCGATCGTCGGTCAAATGGCGTTCGTCGTCTGCGGCGGGTGTCCGGATACGTGGAATGGGTTCTCGATGCTGGCTTTTAGGGATCTGTGGCCTGTTgttaagctctctctctcctcaggTGCAATGCTCTG CTTGGAGTTATGGTACAACACTATATTGGTTCTACTAACAGGACATATGAAAAATGCTGAAATTGCTATAGATTCTCTCTCTATCTG CCTCAACATTAATGGGTGGGAGATGATGATATCTCTTGGTTTCTTGGCTGCGGCAAG CGTGCGGGTGTCGAATGAGCTCGGAAGAGGCAATGCGAAAGCTGCAAAATTTTCGGTCATTGTCACGGTGGCTACTTCGCTTTCCATTGGATTGGTTCTCTTTACAATGTTCATGCTGTTCCGAGGGAAAATCTCTTATGTATTTACAAACAGCCCGGAGGTTTCAAGAGCAGTTGCATATCTTTCTCCTCTGTTATCCTTCTCCATTCTGCTTAACAGCGTTCAACCAGTCCTCTCAG GGGTTGCTGTTGGTGCGGGTTGGCAAAGTGTGGTCGCTTACGTGAACCTCACATGCTATTATTTGATTGGGATACCTGTTGGAGTTGTGCTCGGTTATGCAATCGGTTTTCAAGTCAAA
- the LOC131227707 gene encoding protein DETOXIFICATION 21-like isoform X1, with the protein MEKGLEEKLLVSKREEGEERLGRKICAESKKLWIVAGPAIFTRFSTFGVSVISQAFIGHIGSTELAAFALVSTVLLRFGNGILLGMASALETLCGQAYGAKQYHMLGIYLQRSWIVLVTCAFFILPIFIFTAPILRLLGQADDIAAMAGTISLWFIPVIFSYVFSFTLQMYLQAQSKNIIIAYLAAITLVIHVLLSWVMAIKLRLGVAGVMGSMILANWIPIVGQMAFVVCGGCPDTWNGFSMLAFRDLWPVVKLSLSSGAMLCLELWYNTILVLLTGHMKNAEIAIDSLSICLNINGWEMMISLGFLAAASVRVSNELGRGNAKAAKFSVIVTVATSLSIGLVLFTMFMLFRGKISYVFTNSPEVSRAVAYLSPLLSFSILLNSVQPVLSGVAVGAGWQSVVAYVNLTCYYLIGIPVGVVLGYAIGFQVKGIWIGMLFGTAVQTLVLSYLTWRTDWDKQVAMALTRVNKYFVPSSKETDSSPPTA; encoded by the exons ATGGAGAAAGGGTTAGAGGAGAAGCTTCTCGTGTCGAAGAGAGAAGAAGGCGAGGAGCGGCTGGGGAGGAAGATATGTGCTGAATCGAAGAAGCTTTGGATCGTAGCGGGTCCCGCGATTTTCACGAGATTTTCGACGTTCGGCGTATCGGTTATCAGCCAGGCGTTTATCGGACATATCGGCTCGACGGAACTCGCGGCCTTTGCCCTCGTTTCCACCGTCCTCCTCAGGTTCGGTAACGGAATCCTG CTGGGCATGGCGAGCGCCCTCGAAACGCTCTGCGGTCAGGCGTATGGTGCTAAACAATACCACATGCTCGGCATTTACCTCCAACGGTCATGGATCGTCCTCGTCACGTGCGCCTTCTTCATCCTCCCGATCTTCATCTTCACAGCTCCGATCCTTCGGCTACTAGGACAGGCTGACGATATTGCAGCCATGGCGGGGACCATCTCCCTCTGGTTCATCCCAGTCATCTTCTCCTACGTCTTCTCATTCACACTCCAGATGTACCTCCAGGCCCAGAGCAAGAACATCATCATCGCTTATCTGGCGGCCATCACGCTCGTGATCCACGTCCTCCTGTCATGGGTCATGGCAATCAAGCTCAGATTGGGCGTCGCAGGCGTCATGGGTTCGATGATTCTCGCGAATTGGATCCCGATCGTCGGTCAAATGGCGTTCGTCGTCTGCGGCGGGTGTCCGGATACGTGGAATGGGTTCTCGATGCTGGCTTTTAGGGATCTGTGGCCTGTTgttaagctctctctctcctcaggTGCAATGCTCTG CTTGGAGTTATGGTACAACACTATATTGGTTCTACTAACAGGACATATGAAAAATGCTGAAATTGCTATAGATTCTCTCTCTATCTG CCTCAACATTAATGGGTGGGAGATGATGATATCTCTTGGTTTCTTGGCTGCGGCAAG CGTGCGGGTGTCGAATGAGCTCGGAAGAGGCAATGCGAAAGCTGCAAAATTTTCGGTCATTGTCACGGTGGCTACTTCGCTTTCCATTGGATTGGTTCTCTTTACAATGTTCATGCTGTTCCGAGGGAAAATCTCTTATGTATTTACAAACAGCCCGGAGGTTTCAAGAGCAGTTGCATATCTTTCTCCTCTGTTATCCTTCTCCATTCTGCTTAACAGCGTTCAACCAGTCCTCTCAG GGGTTGCTGTTGGTGCGGGTTGGCAAAGTGTGGTCGCTTACGTGAACCTCACATGCTATTATTTGATTGGGATACCTGTTGGAGTTGTGCTCGGTTATGCAATCGGTTTTCAAGTCAAA GGCATTTGGATCGGAATGTTGTTCGGCACAGCCGTTCAGACTCTTGTACTGTCTTACCTTACCTGGAGAACCGACTGGGATAAACAG GTAGCTATGGCTCTCACACGTGTAAATAAGTATTTCGTGCCCTCATCCAAGGAAACAGACAGCAGCCCACCAACCGCCTAA